The Populus trichocarpa isolate Nisqually-1 chromosome 11, P.trichocarpa_v4.1, whole genome shotgun sequence genome has a segment encoding these proteins:
- the LOC7485593 gene encoding putative FBD-associated F-box protein At1g61330, protein MASPERESQTFLQISRKRLKRQYHSSYHHLDHANTSFTHVDHSVDLPDDVLDMIFSFLPIKKAMQIGILSTRFKNSWNFNRRLDFDNDFARGRSPEDFKSIVNKVFDRHAGSRILSFRLCFDPNREELLVEKWIRKSIEKGVEELDLEFYQSGNVFEGRWPFKLNSDVYEAESLKILKLTLCQLDLPPKLKGLHVLNTLVLRKIIITPTLIDTLFQNCFFLETLDLAHCHRIFHLKIFAQKTFKVLKVGDCQEILRIYIDAPNLRSFHYCGHVCFIKFNSVPQLKDVMLSFRPSKGFTETFRVRNLVYDLHPIQVLTTTSTFLEGLSPKFIGGKLREMQFFFGNLKEFHLIMEGAIYCNPYDIISFLKHCPSLEKIFIDLKDFCFVRGPYWELHNRQSFQKYSASFDCLKFIKLPGFKFQKDELMLVKFFLERAIFLEKLVLVTPKSRHARVLTPNLQAYYQYLQSWKASPGAQIAVFEHLNDTSVCPMHSKTWY, encoded by the exons ATGGCTTCACCAGAAAGAGAGAGCCAAACATTCTTACAGATTTCACGTAAGAGACTAAAGAGGCAGTATCATTCTAGTTATCATCATCTCGATCATGCTAACACTAGTTTTACTCACGTTGATCATAGTGTTGATCTTCCTGATGATGTTCTTGAtatgattttctctttcttgcCTATCAAAAAAGCTATGCAGATTGGAATTCTATCGACGAGATTCAAGAATTCTTGGAACTTCAATCGTAGATTAGACTTTGATAATGATTTTGCAAGGGGTCGTAGTCCTGAAGATTTTAAATCTATAGTTAATAAGGTTTTTGATCGCCATGCAGGCTCGAGAATTTTAAGTTTTCGATTATGTTTTGATCCAAACAGAGAGGAATTATTGGTCGAGAAGTGGATCAGGAAATCCATTGAAAAGGGTGTTGAAGAACTCGATTTGGAATTTTATCAAAGCGGAAATGTTTTTGAAGGAAGATGGCCTTTTAAACTCAATTCTGATGTTTATGAAGCTGAGTCCTTGAAGATTTTGAAGCTTACTTTGTGTCAACTTGATCTTCCACCAAAGTTGAAAGGTCTGCATGTTTTGAACACTCTTGTTCTCAGAAAGATCATCATAACCCCAACATTGATAGATACTTTATTTCAGAATTGCTTCTTCCTTGAGACTCTAGATTTAGCACATTGTCATaggatttttcatttgaaaatcttTGCCCAAAAGACGTTTAAGGTGTTAAAGGTCGGAGATTGCCAGGAGATTCTGAGGATTTACATTGATGCACCAAATCTACGTTCATTCCACTATTGTGGACATGtttgttttatcaaatttaacagCGTCCCTCAATTGAAAGATGTGATGCTCAGTTTCAGACCTTCAAAGGGCTTTACAGAGACTTTTCGAGTGAGAAATCTTGTCTATGATCTCCACCCTATTCAAGTTCTCACCACTACTAGTACTTTTCTTGAG GGCCTGTCTCCAAAGTTTATTGGAGGAAAACTGAGGGAGATGCAATTCTTTTTTGGGAATTTGAAagaatttcatttgatcatgGAAGGCGCAATTTACTGTAATCCTTATGATATTATTTCTTTCCTGAAGCATTGCCCTAGCCTGGAGAAGATATTCATCGAT CTCAAAGATTTTTGCTTCGTACGTGGGCCGTATTGGGAATTGCATAATCGACAATCTTTCCAGAAATACAGCGCATCCTTTGACTGCCTGAAGTTCATCAAACTGCCAGGATTTAAGTTTCAGAAAGATGAACTAATGCTGGTGAAGTTTTTCCTGGAGAGGGCAATTTTCCTGGAGAAACTAGTGCTGGTCACTCCCAAGTCTAGACATGCCAGAGTTCTTACACCGAATTTACAAGCGTATTATCAATATCTGCAGTCTTGGAAAGCATCTCCAGGAGCCCAAATAGCTGTGTTTGAGCACTTGAATGACACTTCTGTTTGTCCAATGCACTCAAAGACCTGGTACTAG
- the LOC7485592 gene encoding uncharacterized protein LOC7485592 produces MEEEADQEHEHEHEQEQEQEHISPTATTQQDYTWPVIRYNLPPQRTHHFFKQFRTSPNNFLKGIKWSPDGSCFLTSSEDNTLHSFSLPDNGSGSDADGCCLAIDEDSYDASLIVKEGESVYDYCWYPYMTASDPVSCVFATTTRDHPIHLWDATSGLLRCTYRAYDAVDEITAAISIAFNPAGTKIFAGYNKSIRVFDIHRPGRDFAQYSTIQGNKEGQTGIISAVAFSPTHTGMLATGSYSQTTAIYREDNMELLYVLHGQEGGITHVQFSKDGNYLYTGGRKDPYILCWDIRKAVEVVYKLYRSSEYTNQRIFFDIEPLGRHLATGGQDGLVHIYDLQNGQWISGFQAATDTVNGFAFHPFLPMAVSSSGHRRFKVPDGCDENLPLTGYENCASVWNFSCAASMEEDGINIDGGDFTQSENEILHQDP; encoded by the exons ATGGAAGAGGAAGCAGACCAAGAACATGAACATGAACATGAACAAGAACAAGAGCAAGAACACATTTCACCCACCGCAACCACTCAACAAGACTACACATGGCCTGTAATTAGATATAATTTGCCCCCACAAAGAACCCATCATTTCTTTAAACAATTCAGGACAAGCCCTAACAATTTCCTGAAAGGCATTAAATG GTCTCCTGACGGGTCTTGTTTTTTAACAAGTTCCGAGGACAATACCTTGCATTCGTTCTCATT ACCAGATAATGGTAGTGGCAGTGATGCTGATGGGTGCTGTTTAGCTATTGATGAAG ATTCATATGATGCAAGTCTTATTGTGAAGGAAGGGGAGTCTGTCTATGACTACTGTTGGTATCCTTATATGACTGCTTCAG ATCCTGTTAGCTGTGTATTTGCTACTACAACTCGTGACCATCCAATTCATCTTTGGGATGCTACATCTGGCCTG CTGCGCTGCACATATCGTGCTTATGATGCTGTGGATGAAATAACTGCTGCCATTTCAATTGCATTTAACCCAGCTGGAACTAA GATATTTGCTGGATACAATAAATCTATCAGAGTCTTTGATATACATCGTCCTGGTAGAGATTTTGCACAGTATTCGACTATTCAAGGAAATAAAGAAGGACAAACAG GTATAATATCTGCAGTTGCCTTTTCTCCAACTCACACTGGAATGCTAGCTACTGGTTCTTACAGCCAGACAACTGCAATCTATAGGGAAGACAATATGGAACTCTTGTACGTTTTACATGGCCAAGAAGGTGGGATTACACAT GTCCAGTTCTCAAAGGATGGAAACTATCTTTATACTGGAGGCAGGAAG GACCCCTATATCTTGTGCTGGGATATACGGAAAGCTGTTGAAGTCGTGTACAA ATTGTATAGATCCTCAGAATACACCAACCAGCggatattttttgatattgagcCCCTTGGCCGACATCTTGCAACAGGTGGTCAG GATGGTTTGGTTCATATATATGATCTACAAAATGGGCAGTGGATTTCTGGATTTCAGGCTGCAACAG ACACGGTTAATGGTTTCGCTTTCCACCCATTCCTTCCTATGGCAGTCTCTTCATCAGGGCACCGAAGATTTAAAGTTCCTGATGGCTGTGATGAGAATTTGCCTTTGACTG GTTATGAGAACTGTGCCTCCGTGTGGAATTTCTCCTGTGCTGCTTCAATGGAAGAAGATGGCATCAACATCGATGGTGGTGATTTTACTCAATCTGAAAATGAAATCCTCCACCAGGATCCTTGA